One part of the Segnochrobactrum spirostomi genome encodes these proteins:
- a CDS encoding DUF2125 domain-containing protein translates to MSGATPSAVAQQRQPGPPPAAPRSRMKRRVIVLMILVAIIAVGWTTFWWQASRTLDSLAQDFLENSARNGIAVRCEPRSVGGYPFLLDISCGSFALVSDRAPTIAAGRLIAGARVYDPNRVVANLDGPLTVGDPAAPLASLVWQRAQMSLNLQDGAVARGAVSIDHAVLKAGPVPATNIDLLELHARRTPTTEGGTDLAWTAAGVRFPASSPLDGALLVTIEDGGATLLGAGLAVPIEGLPIDVTDFHLGNGATLIKAAGSLRLRPDGLIDGDLKATVIDPAGLPSLFAPFLPQNGALVAVAGAISAFGLPSEVDGKPARTLPIRIAASRVSIGMLTLVTLPPIPVGN, encoded by the coding sequence ATGTCCGGGGCGACCCCGTCCGCCGTCGCACAACAGCGCCAGCCCGGCCCGCCGCCGGCGGCGCCACGCAGCCGCATGAAGCGGCGCGTCATCGTGCTCATGATCCTCGTCGCGATCATCGCGGTCGGCTGGACCACCTTCTGGTGGCAGGCGAGCCGGACGCTCGATTCGCTCGCCCAGGATTTCCTGGAAAATTCCGCGCGCAACGGCATAGCCGTGCGCTGCGAGCCGCGCTCGGTCGGCGGCTATCCGTTCCTGCTCGACATCAGCTGCGGCTCGTTCGCCCTCGTCTCGGACCGCGCGCCGACGATCGCGGCGGGGCGGCTGATCGCCGGTGCCCGGGTCTACGATCCGAACCGCGTCGTCGCCAATCTCGACGGCCCGCTCACCGTCGGCGACCCGGCCGCGCCGCTCGCGAGTCTCGTCTGGCAACGCGCCCAGATGAGCCTCAACCTGCAGGACGGCGCCGTCGCCCGCGGCGCCGTGTCGATCGACCATGCGGTGCTCAAGGCGGGGCCGGTTCCGGCGACGAACATCGATCTTCTCGAACTGCACGCCCGCCGCACCCCGACCACGGAAGGCGGCACCGATCTCGCCTGGACCGCGGCCGGCGTGCGCTTTCCGGCGAGTTCGCCGCTCGACGGCGCGCTTCTCGTCACCATCGAGGACGGCGGCGCGACGCTGCTCGGCGCGGGACTCGCGGTCCCGATCGAGGGCCTGCCGATCGACGTGACCGATTTCCATCTCGGCAACGGCGCGACCCTCATCAAGGCGGCCGGCTCGCTGCGGCTGCGCCCCGACGGGCTGATCGACGGCGATCTCAAGGCCACCGTGATCGATCCGGCCGGGCTGCCGTCGCTGTTTGCGCCCTTCTTGCCGCAGAACGGCGCGCTGGTGGCGGTCGCCGGCGCCATCTCCGCCTTCGGCCTGCCGTCTGAGGTTGACGGCAAGCCGGCCCGCACGCTGCCGATCCGCATCGCGGCGAGCCGGGTCTCGATCGGCATGCTGACGCTCGTGACGCTGCCGCCGATCCCGGTCGGGAACTGA
- a CDS encoding prephenate/arogenate dehydrogenase family protein — MVERLAVIGIGLIGSSIARAARARGIAADVVLGDASEAVVRRAADLGLGSRVGTDLAGIVRDADLVIVCVPVGACGAVAELIGPALKPTAIVSDVGSVKGSIVRQMLPHLPDAGRFVPAHPVAGTEHSGPDAGFVELFDNRWCILTPTPDSAPDAVETLRDFWTRVGANVETMTPEHHDLVLAITSHVPHLIAYNIVGTAADLEEVTQSEVIKFSAGGFRDFTRIAASDPTMWRDIFLNNKDAVIEVLGRFSEDLAALQRAIRWGDGDALFDLFTRTRAIRRSIIDVGQDTSAADFGRRALNAATQTGG; from the coding sequence GTGGTCGAGCGCCTCGCCGTGATCGGCATCGGCCTGATCGGCTCGTCGATCGCCCGCGCCGCCCGCGCCCGCGGCATCGCGGCCGACGTCGTCCTCGGCGACGCGAGCGAGGCGGTGGTGCGGCGCGCCGCCGACCTCGGCCTCGGCTCCCGCGTCGGCACCGATCTCGCCGGCATCGTGCGCGACGCCGACCTCGTCATCGTCTGCGTGCCGGTCGGCGCGTGCGGGGCCGTCGCCGAGTTGATCGGCCCGGCCTTGAAGCCGACCGCCATCGTCTCGGACGTCGGCTCGGTGAAGGGCTCGATCGTCCGCCAGATGCTGCCGCATCTGCCCGATGCCGGCCGCTTCGTGCCGGCCCATCCGGTCGCGGGTACCGAGCATTCGGGCCCGGATGCCGGCTTCGTCGAACTCTTCGACAACCGCTGGTGCATCCTGACGCCGACGCCGGACTCGGCGCCGGACGCGGTGGAGACGCTGCGGGACTTCTGGACCCGGGTCGGCGCCAACGTCGAGACCATGACGCCCGAGCACCACGATCTGGTGCTCGCCATCACGAGCCACGTGCCGCACCTGATCGCCTACAACATCGTGGGCACCGCGGCCGATCTCGAAGAGGTGACGCAGTCCGAGGTCATCAAGTTCTCGGCCGGCGGCTTCCGCGACTTCACCCGTATCGCCGCGTCCGACCCGACGATGTGGCGGGACATTTTCCTCAACAACAAGGACGCGGTGATCGAGGTGCTCGGCCGCTTCTCGGAGGATCTCGCCGCCCTCCAGCGCGCGATCCGCTGGGGCGACGGCGACGCGCTGTTCGACCTCTTCACCCGCACCCGGGCGATCCGCCGCAGCATCATCGACGTCGGTCAGGATACCAGCGCGGCCGATTTCGGCCGCCGCGCCCTCAACGCGGCGACCCAGACCGGCGGCTGA
- the hisC gene encoding histidinol-phosphate transaminase, with protein MTTSVPPLSATRFDPISQSARPRARASILEIKPYVPGKSSVTGEGKVHKLSSNESPLGPSPAAVEAMKAAAETLALYPDPGATKLREAIGRRYGLDPERIVCSAGSDELIALLCHAFLSEGDEMIQTRHGFNIYAIAALTAGGKPIFTEEKDLTADVDAILAAVTPRTRLVFIANPNNPTGTYVPFADLKRLAEGLPKDVVLVIDAAYAEYVRRNDYSSGLELAATMPNVVMIRTFSKIHGLAALRIGWLYGPAEIVSVLHRIRGPFNVSGPAIAAAAAAMDDVGHVERSVDHNETLLPWFTDELRALGLDVTPSAANFVLVHFPDEDGRRAIDADMALQDARIIVRRMESYFLPNALRITIGSEEALRATLAVFARLLGKD; from the coding sequence ATGACGACCTCCGTACCGCCCCTCAGCGCCACGCGTTTCGATCCCATTTCGCAGTCCGCGCGGCCCCGTGCGCGCGCCTCGATCCTGGAGATCAAGCCCTATGTGCCGGGCAAGTCCTCGGTCACGGGCGAGGGCAAGGTGCACAAGCTGTCCTCGAACGAATCCCCGCTCGGCCCGAGCCCGGCGGCAGTCGAGGCGATGAAGGCGGCGGCCGAGACCCTCGCCCTCTATCCCGATCCCGGCGCGACCAAGCTGCGCGAGGCGATCGGCCGGCGTTACGGCCTCGATCCCGAGCGCATCGTCTGCAGCGCCGGCTCCGACGAGCTCATCGCGCTGCTCTGCCACGCCTTCCTCAGCGAAGGCGACGAGATGATCCAGACCCGGCACGGCTTCAACATCTACGCCATCGCCGCGCTGACCGCCGGCGGCAAGCCGATCTTCACCGAGGAGAAGGATCTCACCGCCGACGTCGATGCGATCCTCGCCGCGGTGACCCCGCGCACGCGCCTCGTCTTCATCGCCAACCCGAACAACCCGACCGGCACCTACGTCCCGTTCGCCGACCTGAAGCGCCTCGCCGAGGGCCTGCCGAAGGACGTCGTCCTGGTGATCGACGCGGCCTATGCGGAATATGTCCGCCGCAACGATTATTCGTCCGGCCTCGAGCTCGCCGCGACGATGCCGAACGTGGTGATGATCCGCACCTTCTCCAAGATCCATGGCCTCGCCGCGCTGCGCATCGGCTGGCTCTACGGGCCGGCGGAGATCGTTTCGGTGCTGCACCGCATCCGCGGCCCCTTCAATGTCAGCGGCCCGGCGATCGCGGCGGCGGCGGCGGCGATGGACGATGTCGGTCACGTCGAGCGTTCGGTCGATCACAACGAGACCCTGCTGCCCTGGTTCACGGACGAACTGCGCGCCCTCGGTCTCGACGTGACGCCGAGCGCGGCGAACTTCGTCCTCGTCCATTTCCCCGACGAGGACGGCCGCCGCGCGATCGACGCCGACATGGCGCTTCAGGACGCGCGCATCATCGTGCGGCGGATGGAGAGCTATTTCCTGCCGAACGCGCTGCGCATCACCATCGGTAGCGAGGAGGCCCTGCGCGCCACCCTCGCCGTGTTTGCCCGCCTGCTCGGCAAGGATTGA
- the metX gene encoding homoserine O-acetyltransferase MetX — protein MTFERDKDQAADLQRQREIDHPSSAVALFGTDEPLHLDAGTAIAPWQIAYQTYGTLNADKSNAILLCHALTGDQHAANVHPVTGKPGWWTTLVGPGRPVDTDRFFVICANVLGGCMGTTGPASLNPQTGRVYGLDLPVVTIADMVRSQAMLVDRLGIDTLFAVVGGSMGGMQVLQWAASRPERVFAAVPIATGARHSSQNIAFHEVGRQAIMADPDWRSGRYLDAGTRPSKGLSVARMAAHITYMSEQALHRKFGRNLQDRPTLTFGFDADFQIESYLRHQGLSFVDRFDANSYLYVTRAMDYFDLSADHDGVLARAFQGTKTRFCVVSFTSDWLFPTRESRIVVHALNAVAANVSFVEVETDRGHDSFLLDEPELFRTVRGFLSGAARARGIAPPGGSD, from the coding sequence ATGACGTTCGAGCGAGACAAAGACCAGGCGGCGGACCTCCAGCGCCAGCGGGAGATCGACCATCCCTCGAGCGCCGTCGCGCTGTTCGGGACCGACGAGCCGTTGCATCTCGATGCCGGCACGGCGATCGCGCCGTGGCAGATCGCCTACCAGACCTACGGCACCCTCAACGCCGACAAGAGCAACGCGATCCTGCTCTGCCACGCGCTGACCGGCGACCAGCACGCCGCCAACGTCCACCCCGTCACCGGCAAGCCCGGCTGGTGGACGACGCTCGTCGGGCCCGGCCGTCCGGTCGATACCGACCGCTTCTTCGTGATCTGCGCCAACGTGCTCGGCGGCTGCATGGGCACCACCGGGCCGGCCTCGCTCAACCCGCAGACCGGCCGGGTCTACGGCCTCGACCTGCCGGTCGTCACCATCGCCGACATGGTGCGCTCCCAGGCCATGCTGGTCGACCGGCTCGGCATCGACACCCTGTTCGCGGTGGTCGGCGGCTCGATGGGCGGCATGCAGGTGCTGCAATGGGCGGCGAGCCGGCCGGAGCGCGTCTTCGCGGCGGTGCCGATCGCGACCGGCGCGCGGCATTCCTCGCAGAACATCGCCTTCCACGAGGTCGGCCGGCAGGCGATCATGGCCGATCCGGACTGGCGCTCGGGCCGCTATCTCGACGCCGGGACGCGGCCGAGCAAGGGCCTGTCGGTCGCGCGCATGGCGGCGCACATCACCTACATGTCCGAGCAGGCGCTGCACCGGAAGTTCGGCCGCAACCTTCAGGACCGGCCGACGCTGACCTTCGGCTTCGACGCGGATTTCCAGATCGAGAGCTATCTGCGCCACCAGGGGCTGAGCTTCGTCGACCGCTTCGACGCCAATTCCTATCTCTACGTGACCCGGGCGATGGATTATTTCGATCTGTCGGCTGACCACGACGGGGTGCTCGCGCGCGCCTTCCAGGGCACCAAGACGCGCTTCTGCGTGGTCTCCTTCACGAGCGACTGGCTGTTTCCGACCCGCGAGAGCCGCATTGTCGTCCATGCGCTCAATGCGGTCGCGGCGAACGTCTCGTTCGTCGAGGTCGAGACCGACCGCGGCCACGATTCCTTCCTGCTCGACGAGCCGGAACTGTTCCGCACCGTGCGCGGCTTCCTCTCCGGCGCGGCGCGAGCGCGCGGCATCGCCCCGCCGGGCGGCAGCGATTGA
- the metW gene encoding methionine biosynthesis protein MetW yields the protein MANPHLPEPRLDLRLIADLVDRGSRVLDVGCGDGALLAFLNGARGVDGRGIEISQAGVNECVARGLSVIQGDADTDLAEYPDDSFDYVILSQTLQATREPKRVLEHLLRIGRRAIVSFPNFGHWRVRMSLLFKGRMPVTENLPYSWYDTPNIHFCTIRDFVATTREIDAKVERAVALDAAGKPIPLNAPWAFWNIFGEQAVFLLRR from the coding sequence ATGGCCAACCCGCATCTTCCCGAACCGCGCCTCGATCTGCGCCTCATCGCCGACCTCGTCGATCGAGGCTCGCGGGTGCTCGACGTCGGCTGCGGCGACGGCGCGCTGCTCGCCTTCCTGAACGGCGCCCGTGGCGTCGACGGGCGCGGGATCGAGATCTCCCAGGCCGGCGTCAACGAATGCGTCGCCCGCGGCCTCTCCGTCATCCAGGGCGACGCCGACACGGATCTCGCCGAATATCCGGACGATTCGTTCGACTACGTCATCCTGAGCCAAACCCTCCAGGCGACCCGCGAGCCGAAGCGGGTGCTCGAGCACCTGTTGCGCATCGGGCGGCGCGCGATCGTCTCGTTCCCCAATTTCGGGCACTGGCGGGTGCGGATGAGCCTCCTGTTCAAGGGGCGCATGCCGGTCACCGAGAATCTGCCCTATTCCTGGTACGACACGCCGAACATCCACTTCTGCACGATCCGCGACTTCGTCGCGACGACGCGGGAGATCGATGCGAAGGTCGAGCGGGCGGTTGCTCTCGACGCGGCGGGCAAGCCGATCCCGCTCAACGCCCCGTGGGCGTTCTGGAACATCTTCGGCGAACAGGCGGTGTTTCTGCTCAGACGGTGA
- the dld gene encoding D-lactate dehydrogenase, with protein MPAIAEQLSGRSDRVTQAPADLLGQLRGAIGARNVLTGDSATRRFRKGFRFGEGPVFAVVRPGSLVEMWRVLNLCARAGKIVIMQAANTGLTGGSTPDGATYDRDIVLVSTMRIAKIHVIKNGEQVVCLPGATLFQLEKTLKPLNREPHSVIGSSCIGASVFGGICNNSGGALIHRGPAYTQLALYAQIDESGQVRLVNHLGIEVGEGPETILRRIEDGDFKPSDVRDDPDRHASDPDYHDYVRDITAPTPARFNADPKRLFEASGSAGKVMLLAVRLDTFPAEDKSVVFYIGTNNPDELTDLRRHIMQKFEDLPVEAEYIHRDAFDIANKYGKDTFLAIQHLGTDRLPAMFAAKGRFDAFCAQFKFLPHALSDRIMQTAADLFPRHLPKRLYDYRARFEHHLILKMAGDGIAEARTHLAQIFPSKDGAYFECTPDEGVKALLFRFSVAGAAIRYRAVHQREVADIVALDIALPRNELHWRERLPAALDAKILYRLYYGHFFCQVFHQDYIVKKGFDTMAVEHEMWTLLDARGAEYPAEHNVGHLYNAKPALVNHYRALDPTNSFNPGIGHTSKCAHWV; from the coding sequence ATGCCTGCGATTGCTGAACAACTTTCCGGCCGATCCGATCGCGTGACCCAGGCGCCCGCCGACTTGCTGGGGCAACTGCGAGGCGCCATCGGCGCGCGGAACGTCCTCACCGGAGACAGCGCGACCCGCCGGTTCCGCAAGGGGTTCCGGTTCGGCGAAGGCCCGGTGTTCGCCGTGGTGCGCCCCGGATCGCTCGTCGAGATGTGGCGCGTGCTCAATCTCTGCGCCCGCGCCGGCAAGATCGTCATCATGCAGGCCGCCAACACCGGCCTGACCGGCGGTTCGACCCCCGACGGCGCCACCTACGACCGCGACATCGTGCTCGTCAGCACGATGCGCATCGCCAAGATCCACGTCATCAAGAACGGCGAGCAGGTCGTCTGCCTGCCCGGCGCGACCCTGTTCCAGCTCGAGAAGACCCTGAAGCCGCTCAACCGCGAGCCGCATTCGGTGATCGGCTCGTCTTGCATCGGCGCCTCGGTGTTCGGCGGCATCTGCAACAATTCCGGCGGCGCGCTGATCCATCGCGGCCCCGCCTACACCCAGTTGGCGCTCTATGCGCAGATCGACGAAAGCGGCCAGGTCCGTCTCGTCAATCATCTCGGCATCGAGGTCGGCGAAGGGCCCGAGACCATCCTGCGGCGGATCGAGGACGGCGACTTCAAGCCGTCCGACGTCCGCGACGATCCGGATCGCCACGCCTCCGATCCCGATTACCACGATTATGTCCGCGACATCACGGCGCCCACCCCGGCCCGCTTCAACGCCGATCCGAAGCGCCTGTTCGAGGCCTCCGGCAGCGCCGGCAAGGTGATGCTGCTGGCGGTGCGGCTCGACACCTTCCCGGCTGAGGACAAGAGCGTCGTCTTCTATATCGGCACCAACAATCCCGACGAGCTGACCGACCTGCGTCGACACATCATGCAGAAGTTCGAGGATCTGCCCGTCGAGGCCGAATATATCCACCGGGATGCGTTCGACATCGCAAACAAGTATGGCAAGGATACCTTCCTCGCCATTCAGCATCTCGGCACCGACCGCCTGCCGGCGATGTTCGCGGCGAAGGGCCGTTTCGACGCGTTCTGCGCGCAGTTCAAATTCCTGCCGCACGCTTTGTCCGATCGGATCATGCAGACGGCGGCCGATCTGTTTCCCCGCCATCTGCCGAAGCGGCTCTATGACTACCGCGCCCGCTTCGAGCATCATCTGATCCTGAAGATGGCCGGCGACGGCATCGCCGAGGCGCGCACCCATCTGGCGCAGATCTTCCCCTCCAAGGACGGCGCCTATTTCGAGTGCACGCCCGACGAGGGCGTGAAGGCGCTTCTGTTCCGCTTCTCCGTCGCCGGTGCGGCGATCCGCTATCGCGCCGTCCATCAGCGCGAGGTCGCGGACATCGTCGCCCTCGACATCGCCTTGCCGCGCAACGAATTGCACTGGCGCGAGCGGCTACCCGCCGCGCTGGACGCCAAGATCCTCTATAGGCTTTATTACGGCCACTTCTTCTGCCAGGTCTTCCACCAGGACTACATTGTGAAGAAGGGCTTCGACACGATGGCCGTCGAGCACGAGATGTGGACGCTTCTCGACGCGCGCGGCGCCGAATACCCGGCCGAGCACAATGTCGGCCATCTCTACAATGCCAAGCCCGCGCTGGTGAACCATTATCGGGCGCTCGACCCGACCAACAGCTTCAACCCGGGCATCGGCCACACGTCAAAGTGCGCGCACTGGGTCTGA
- a CDS encoding class I SAM-dependent methyltransferase, which translates to MSLDVAELMAFYETPLGRVARQFVGARIRRLWPDLKGERLIGLGYAAPYCGPYVGEAERVGAFMPARMGVTRWPTDGPNRATLVEEDALPLPDHSIERMLVVHGLENTDAPEKMLREIWRVLSPGGRLLVVVPNRLGLWTRAEATPFGTGRPYSRSQLERMFAETMFTPVAAGEALFVPPTSRRIILGSARAWERMGRRLPGAFAGVVLVEAEKRYWQPAQSGGKRARVRRLMPVLQPATQPALRMLPDPTAPSAGRTIDAETIGSH; encoded by the coding sequence ATGAGCCTCGATGTCGCGGAGCTGATGGCGTTCTACGAAACGCCGCTCGGCCGGGTCGCTCGCCAGTTCGTGGGGGCGCGCATCCGCCGGCTCTGGCCGGACCTCAAGGGCGAACGGCTGATCGGCCTCGGCTATGCCGCCCCCTATTGCGGCCCCTATGTCGGCGAGGCCGAGCGGGTCGGCGCCTTCATGCCGGCGCGCATGGGGGTGACGCGCTGGCCGACCGACGGACCGAACCGCGCCACCCTCGTCGAGGAGGACGCGCTGCCCCTGCCCGATCATTCGATCGAGCGGATGCTCGTCGTCCATGGCCTCGAAAACACCGACGCTCCCGAGAAGATGCTGCGCGAAATCTGGCGAGTGCTCTCGCCCGGTGGGCGCCTGCTCGTCGTCGTGCCGAACCGGCTCGGCCTTTGGACCCGCGCCGAGGCGACGCCGTTCGGAACCGGGCGCCCCTACAGCCGCAGCCAGCTCGAACGCATGTTTGCCGAGACGATGTTCACCCCCGTCGCCGCCGGCGAGGCCTTGTTCGTGCCGCCGACGAGCCGGCGCATCATTCTCGGCTCGGCCCGCGCCTGGGAACGCATGGGCCGCCGCCTGCCGGGCGCCTTCGCAGGCGTCGTGCTAGTCGAGGCGGAAAAGCGCTATTGGCAACCCGCCCAGAGCGGCGGCAAGCGCGCCCGCGTTCGCCGGCTGATGCCGGTGCTCCAGCCCGCGACCCAGCCGGCGCTGCGCATGCTGCCCGATCCGACGGCGCCGTCCGCGGGACGGACGATCGACGCCGAGACGATCGGCTCGCACTGA
- the argJ gene encoding bifunctional glutamate N-acetyltransferase/amino-acid acetyltransferase ArgJ has product MMAHLSPFAPTTFPELPPIDGMRFATAEAGIKYKNRTDVLFAVFDPGTTVAGVFTRSKCPSAPVEWCREQLIAGGGRARALLVNSGNANAFTGLKGRETVRLSAEAAAKAAGCAPSEVFLASTGVIGEPLDPQKFAAVLGDTAARVAPGPWLDAARAIMTTDTFPKVATRTVKIEGVPVTINGMAKGAGMIAPDMATMLSFIATDAPIAAPVLQGLISKGADKSFNCVTIDSDTSTSDTLILFATGKAAIAPIESPTDRRLGAFRRALESLLIDLAHQVGKDGEGLTKFVSITVEGATSPRSAKKIALSIANSPLVKTAIAGEDANWGRVVMAVGKAGEPAERDRLAIWFGDVRVAVAGARDPDYSEAAASAAMKQAEIAVKVDLGLGRGKATVWTCDLTKEYVAINGDYRS; this is encoded by the coding sequence ATCATGGCCCATCTCTCCCCGTTCGCGCCGACGACGTTCCCCGAGCTGCCGCCGATCGACGGCATGCGCTTCGCCACCGCCGAAGCCGGTATCAAATACAAGAACCGCACCGACGTGCTGTTCGCCGTGTTCGATCCCGGCACCACCGTCGCCGGGGTGTTCACCCGGTCGAAGTGCCCGTCGGCCCCGGTTGAATGGTGCCGTGAGCAGCTCATCGCCGGCGGCGGCCGCGCCCGCGCGCTCCTCGTGAATTCGGGCAACGCCAACGCCTTCACCGGTCTCAAGGGTCGCGAGACCGTGCGCCTGTCGGCCGAAGCCGCCGCGAAGGCGGCCGGCTGCGCGCCCTCCGAGGTGTTCCTCGCCTCGACCGGCGTGATCGGCGAGCCGCTCGATCCGCAGAAATTCGCCGCCGTGCTCGGCGACACCGCGGCCCGCGTCGCCCCGGGCCCGTGGCTCGACGCCGCCCGCGCGATCATGACGACCGACACCTTCCCGAAGGTCGCGACCCGCACGGTGAAGATCGAGGGCGTGCCGGTCACCATCAACGGCATGGCGAAGGGCGCCGGCATGATCGCCCCGGACATGGCGACCATGCTCTCCTTCATCGCCACCGACGCGCCGATCGCGGCACCGGTGCTCCAGGGGCTGATCTCGAAGGGGGCCGACAAGAGCTTCAACTGCGTCACTATCGACAGCGACACCTCGACCAGCGACACGCTGATCCTGTTCGCGACCGGCAAGGCGGCGATCGCGCCGATCGAGAGCCCAACGGATCGCCGTCTCGGCGCCTTCCGCCGCGCCCTCGAATCCCTGCTCATCGACCTCGCCCATCAGGTCGGCAAGGACGGCGAGGGGCTGACCAAGTTCGTCTCCATCACCGTCGAGGGCGCCACCTCGCCCCGCTCGGCCAAGAAGATCGCGCTCTCGATCGCCAATTCGCCGCTGGTGAAGACGGCGATCGCCGGCGAGGACGCCAATTGGGGCCGCGTCGTCATGGCGGTCGGCAAGGCCGGTGAGCCGGCCGAGCGCGACCGGCTGGCGATCTGGTTCGGGGACGTGCGCGTCGCCGTCGCCGGCGCCCGCGATCCCGATTATTCCGAGGCCGCCGCGAGCGCCGCGATGAAGCAGGCGGAAATCGCCGTGAAGGTCGACCTCGGCCTCGGCCGCGGCAAGGCGACGGTGTGGACCTGCGACCTCACCAAGGAATATGTCGCGATCAACGGCGACTACCGGAGCTGA
- a CDS encoding GNAT family N-acetyltransferase has translation MDRPPQPAAPIDPAPTEAAFVARLEDATINAFPSTHLTLDRRWLSRLTPGHDAKRINSFCVLDAGDDADLEARLERIVADCARLGAVPTLRRTPLTPPALDALLDRLGWSRFDETAVMRADLMMPHVAIEAPTHALEILRATGAERGAWADILVELGGEHAENRDLLAAILARIVPEAVLAVAQVDGAPVAAALVVRDGDLVGLFEVVTHAEVRGQGFGAALIAGILGFGRATGARHAWLQVKAVNPAVRLYRRLGFVEAYPYFYRRPGAA, from the coding sequence ATGGACCGGCCCCCGCAGCCCGCCGCCCCGATCGACCCGGCTCCGACGGAGGCGGCGTTCGTCGCGCGTCTCGAAGACGCGACGATCAACGCCTTTCCCTCGACGCACCTCACACTCGACCGGCGCTGGCTGTCGCGGCTGACGCCGGGCCATGACGCCAAGCGGATCAACTCGTTCTGCGTGCTCGATGCGGGCGACGACGCCGACCTCGAGGCGCGGCTCGAGCGCATCGTCGCAGATTGCGCGCGGCTCGGCGCCGTGCCGACGCTGCGGCGGACGCCGCTGACGCCGCCGGCCCTCGATGCTCTTCTCGACCGGCTCGGCTGGAGCCGCTTCGACGAGACGGCGGTGATGCGAGCGGACCTGATGATGCCCCACGTCGCCATCGAGGCGCCGACCCATGCGCTGGAGATCCTCCGCGCGACGGGCGCCGAGCGCGGCGCCTGGGCGGACATTCTGGTCGAGCTCGGCGGCGAGCACGCGGAGAACCGCGATCTCCTCGCCGCCATTCTCGCGCGGATCGTGCCCGAGGCGGTGCTGGCGGTCGCCCAGGTCGACGGCGCGCCGGTCGCCGCCGCCCTCGTGGTGCGCGACGGCGATCTCGTCGGCCTGTTCGAGGTGGTGACCCACGCGGAGGTGCGCGGACAGGGCTTCGGCGCCGCCCTCATCGCCGGCATCCTGGGCTTTGGACGCGCCACCGGCGCCCGCCACGCCTGGCTCCAGGTCAAGGCGGTCAACCCGGCGGTCCGGCTCTATCGACGCCTCGGCTTCGTCGAGGCCTACCCTTACTTCTATCGCCGGCCCGGCGCGGCCTGA
- a CDS encoding (deoxy)nucleoside triphosphate pyrophosphohydrolase — translation MTRLVLVAACALIDADRRVLVSQRPEGKALAGLWEFPGGKVEAGERPEECLIRELDEELGLTVKPACLAPFTFASHAYDDFHLLMPLYVCRRWEGIPVGREGQALKWLPAPKLREVPMPPADEPLVAHLIDLLR, via the coding sequence ATGACGCGTCTCGTGCTCGTCGCCGCCTGCGCGCTCATCGACGCCGATCGGCGTGTGCTGGTGTCCCAGCGTCCCGAGGGTAAGGCGCTGGCGGGGCTTTGGGAATTTCCCGGCGGCAAGGTCGAGGCGGGCGAGCGGCCGGAGGAATGCCTGATCCGCGAGCTCGACGAGGAGCTCGGACTGACCGTGAAGCCGGCCTGCTTAGCGCCCTTCACCTTCGCGAGCCACGCCTACGACGACTTCCACCTCCTGATGCCGCTTTATGTCTGCCGACGCTGGGAGGGCATCCCGGTCGGCCGCGAAGGTCAGGCGCTGAAGTGGCTGCCGGCGCCGAAGCTGCGCGAGGTCCCGATGCCGCCGGCCGACGAGCCGCTCGTCGCGCACCTCATCGATCTGTTGCGCTGA
- a CDS encoding MocE family 2Fe-2S type ferredoxin: protein MTIVATRWIDACAADDIEEEDVIRFDHEGRTFAIYRLDGDAYYATDGLCTHEQVHLADGFVSGTLIECPKHNGRFDVRTGQAKGAPVCVNLVSYPVRLDGGRVMLGL from the coding sequence ATGACCATCGTCGCCACCCGCTGGATCGATGCCTGCGCCGCCGACGACATCGAAGAGGAGGACGTGATCCGGTTCGATCACGAAGGCCGCACCTTCGCGATCTACCGCCTCGACGGCGACGCCTATTATGCGACGGACGGCCTGTGCACCCACGAGCAGGTCCACCTCGCGGACGGCTTCGTCAGCGGCACGCTGATCGAATGCCCCAAGCACAACGGCCGCTTCGACGTGCGCACCGGCCAAGCCAAGGGCGCGCCGGTCTGCGTCAACCTCGTCTCCTATCCGGTTCGCCTCGACGGCGGGCGGGTGATGCTCGGCCTGTGA